The sequence TGGGCACGTCCGCCCGGTTCACCCTGGCCGGTTCGCACCTGTCCACCGACCCGGCCGAGCGGCCCGGGCAGGCGGAGCTGTTCAAACGGGACCTGTCGGCCGCCGGCCACCCGGTGGTCGCCGCCGCCGACCTCAACGAGGAGCCGGGCGGACCGGCGTGGACCACCGTGGCCCGGGGCTGACCGACGCGGCGGTGGCCGCCGGCCGGGACGCACGTTTCACCTACCCCTGCGCGGCTCCCCGGCGGCGCATCGACGCGCTGTTCGTGGACCCGCGGGTCACGGTGGTCGACTACGACGTGGTGGACACGCCGCTGACCCGCCGGGCCAGCGACCATTTTCCGGTCCTGGTGGACCTGCTGCTGCCAGCCGCCGGCTGACAGTCGAGCCCCCGGCGGACTGGACATCCCGCTCCGTTGTGGAGAGGATTTCGCGCGACCCGGCACTCGTGCCGAGACGAAGGAGACCTCCGGTGCCCACCCCCACCGCGCACGGCCGGCCTGATCCGGAGACGACCACGCTCGCCCGCAGCCGCGACGGCCGCCCGGTCGCCGACCGGGGCGACACCGTCTGTGTCATCGGCGCCGGTGCCAGCGGCCTGACCGCCGTGAAGAACCTCGCCGAGCATGGCTTCGGGGTCGACTGCTACGAGCGCGAGACCGGCGTCGGCGGTGCCTGGAACTGGCGACACGACCGCAGCCCGGTGTACGCCAGTACCCACCTGGTCTCGTCGCGGCCGTTCACCCAGTTCCCCGACTTCCCGATGCCCGACGACTGGCCGGACTTCCCGCATCACAGCCAGTTGCTGGCCTACTTCGAGCGCTACGCGGACCACTTCGACCTGCGGCGGTACGTCTGGTTCGGCACCGAGGTGGTGCGCGTCGAGCCGGCCGAGGACGACCGTTGGGACGTCACCACCCGCAGCACCGGCGGCTACGGGCCCGAACGCACCTCCCGCTACGCCGCCGTGCTGATCGCCAACGGGCACAACTGGTCACCCAAGCTGCCCCGGTACGAAGGGCTGGAGCAGTTCCGGGGGGAGGTCATGCACGCCTCCTCCTACAAGGACCCGGCGCAGTTGCGCGGCAAGCGGGTGCTGGTGGTGGGCGCCGGCAACACCGGCTGCGACATCGCGGTGGAGGCCGCCCAGCAGGCGTCGCGTTGCTGGCACTCGACCCGGCGGGGCTACTGGTACGCCCCGAAGTACGTCTTCGGCCGCCCGGTCGACCAGGTCAACGACACCCTGCTGGCGCTGCGGGTGCCGCTGCGCGTGCGGCAGTGGTTCTACCACCGGACGTTGCGGCTGACCGTCGGCGACCTGGCCCGCTTCGGCCTGCCGAAGCCGGACCACCGGGTGTACGAGACCCACCCGATCGCCAACAGCCAGCTCGTCTACCACGTCGGGCACGGCACGATCAGCCCGGTGCCGGACGTGGCGCGGTTCCACCCGCACTCGGTGGAGCTGACCGACGGCCGGCAGATCGACCCGGAGCTGGTCGTCTTCGCCACCGGTTACCTGCCGCGCTTCGAGTTCCTCGACGCGAAGATCCTCGGCGACGACGAGGGTGTGGGCCGGCCCCGGTTGTGGCTCAACGCCTTCGTGCCGGACCATCCGACCCTCGCGGTGGCGGGCCTGGTCCAGCCGGACTCCGGCCTGTTCACCCTGTCGCACTGGCAGGCCGTGCTGTTCGCCCGGCTGCTGCGGCTGCGCACCACCCGGCCGGAGCGGGCCGCGGCCTTCGCCGCCCGGGTCCGCTCCGGTGCCGGCGAACGCTACTCCGGGCCGGTCAAGGACTCGTCCCGGCACTGGTTCGAGGTCGGCCACGCCGACTACCTGCGCGCGCTGGAGCGCGCCCTGCGTGACCTGGAGGGCAAGTGAGCCAGCATGGTGCGGCCGGTCAGCGGGTCCGGCTCGTGCGGGACTGGGAGTGGGCTCGGCCGGTCCGCCCGGTCCGGCGCGAGGTGCTCAGCGCCACGCCCGAGCTGGAGGAGGGACGGCCGCCGCTGCTGTTCGTGCCCGGCTTCGGGCACGGCGCCTGGGCGTACGCCGAGCACTGGCTCGGGCACGCCGCCGCCCGCGGCTTCGGCGCGCACGCGGTGAGCCTGCGCGGGCACGGTGGCAGCGGCCCGGCGCCGGAGGCGACGCTGCGGGCGTACGCCCACGACGTGGTCCAGGTGGCGGCGGGGCTGCCGCGCCGGGCGGTGCTGGTGGGGCACGGCGCCGGAGCCCTGGTGGTCGCGCACGCCTTGGCCCGCTATCCGGCCCGGGCGGCGGTGCTGGTGGCGCCGGTGCTCGGCGGCTGGGCGACGTTCGGCGCCGCGGTGCGCCGCAACCCGCTCGGCACCCTGCCGGCGCTGTTCGGCGGCGGCCTGCGGCTGAGCCGCCGGCAGCTGTTCAGCCGCGAGTTGCCCGACGCCGACGCCCGGCGCTACGCCGCCCGGCTGGGCCGGGCCGCCCGGCGTGCCCAGTGGCAGCTGCTTGCCGGCGCCGACCCGGAGCCGGCGGTCGGCGGCCCGCCGGTGCTGGTGCTGGGCAGCCCGGACGACCGGGTGGTGCCCGCCTCGGTGCTGACCCGCGCGGCCCGGCGGTACGGGTCGGCTCCGCTGCTCTTCCCCGGCATGGGACACGACCTGATGCTCGACGCCCGGTGGCGGGAGCCGATCGACGCGATCCTCGACTGGCTGGTCAAGGAACCGACCCGCGACGACCGGTCCTGAGCGGCGGGCGGCCCGCCTCAGCTGCCGCTGAGGCGGGTGAGCAGCGAGCCGTTCTGGTCCAGGGTGGACAGGTAGGAGCGGGCCCAGGCCCGGATGTCGTATTCGTGCAGGTGCTCGCGCATGGCCCGCATCCGGGCCCGGACGTCGGCCGGGTCGGCGCGCAACGCCGCGAGTAGACCCTGCTTGAGCCCTTCCAGGTCGTGCGGGTTGACCAGGTACGCCTGCGGCAGCTCGGCGGCGGACCCGGCGAACTCGCTGAGCAGCAGCGCGCCCGTCTGGTCCACCCGGGCGGCGGCGTACTCCTTGGCGACGAGGTTCATCCCGTCGCGCAACGGGGTCACCGCCATCACGTCGGCGACCCGATAGAGGGCGGCCAGTTCGGCGCGGTCGAACGGCTGGGTGAGGTAGTGGATCGCGGGCTCGCCCACCCGGCCGAACT is a genomic window of Micromonospora tarapacensis containing:
- a CDS encoding flavin-containing monooxygenase gives rise to the protein MPTPTAHGRPDPETTTLARSRDGRPVADRGDTVCVIGAGASGLTAVKNLAEHGFGVDCYERETGVGGAWNWRHDRSPVYASTHLVSSRPFTQFPDFPMPDDWPDFPHHSQLLAYFERYADHFDLRRYVWFGTEVVRVEPAEDDRWDVTTRSTGGYGPERTSRYAAVLIANGHNWSPKLPRYEGLEQFRGEVMHASSYKDPAQLRGKRVLVVGAGNTGCDIAVEAAQQASRCWHSTRRGYWYAPKYVFGRPVDQVNDTLLALRVPLRVRQWFYHRTLRLTVGDLARFGLPKPDHRVYETHPIANSQLVYHVGHGTISPVPDVARFHPHSVELTDGRQIDPELVVFATGYLPRFEFLDAKILGDDEGVGRPRLWLNAFVPDHPTLAVAGLVQPDSGLFTLSHWQAVLFARLLRLRTTRPERAAAFAARVRSGAGERYSGPVKDSSRHWFEVGHADYLRALERALRDLEGK
- a CDS encoding alpha/beta hydrolase, whose translation is MSQHGAAGQRVRLVRDWEWARPVRPVRREVLSATPELEEGRPPLLFVPGFGHGAWAYAEHWLGHAAARGFGAHAVSLRGHGGSGPAPEATLRAYAHDVVQVAAGLPRRAVLVGHGAGALVVAHALARYPARAAVLVAPVLGGWATFGAAVRRNPLGTLPALFGGGLRLSRRQLFSRELPDADARRYAARLGRAARRAQWQLLAGADPEPAVGGPPVLVLGSPDDRVVPASVLTRAARRYGSAPLLFPGMGHDLMLDARWREPIDAILDWLVKEPTRDDRS